The proteins below come from a single Zea mays cultivar B73 chromosome 8, Zm-B73-REFERENCE-NAM-5.0, whole genome shotgun sequence genomic window:
- the LOC100275452 gene encoding uncharacterized protein LOC100275452, with translation MGQPHLLPQLSPSPVLYSLFSPPETGATPWRRPLNRGRAFQPPLSSLRETNKATLRKATPNAPFRLGGGGGGSPKDRRPAADDKEDEDEGRGGAGALTGTLIAGALLVGFVGGFGAAGYVYKDQINTFLTQFSGFLDGYGPAGYALFVLVYAGLEVLAIPAIPLTMSAGLLFGNVTGTIIVSVGGTLAAAVAFLIARYFARERILKLVEGNKKFLAIDKAIGENGFKVVTLLRLSPLLPFSLGNYLYGLTSVKFLPYVLGSWLGMLPGSWAYVSAGAFGRALIQDESEIGLGGNEQLWTLGVGLLFTAIAAAYVTRLAKDAVKEIDD, from the exons ATGGGGCAGCCGCACCTCTTGCCGCAGCTCTCCCCCTCCCCGGTCCTCTACTCCCTCTTCTCGCCGCCGGAGACGGGGGCCACGCCCTGGCGGCGGCCGCTGAACCGGGGACGGGCCTTCCAACCGCCGCTCTCCTCGCTGCGGGAGACCAACAAGGCCACGCTCCGCAAGGCCACGCCCAACGCCCCCTTCCGCCTCGGCGGTGGCGGGGGCGGCAGCCCCAAGGATCGCCGCCCCGCCGCCGACGACAAGGAGGACGAGGACGAGGGTCGCGGCGGCGCCGGGGCACTCACAGGGACGCTGATCGCAGGAGCATTACTGGTTGGTTTCGTAGGGGGGTTTGGGGCGGCCGGTTACGTGTACAAGGACCAGATCAACACCTTCCTCACGCAGTTCTCGGGGTTCCTTGACG GCTATGGTCCAGCCGGATATGCTCTGTTCGTACTTGTATATGCAGGGTTGGAG GTTCTCGCAATTCCCGCAATACCTTTAACCATGTCAGCTGGTCTATTATTTGGTAATGTGACTGGTACAATTATTGTTTCAGTCGGTGGAACG CTAGCTGCAGCGGTGGCCTTCCTTATTGCTAGATACTTTGCCAGAGAGAGAATTCTTAAATTGGTTGAAGGAAATAAGAAGTTTCTGGCAATTGATAAGGCAATAGGTGAAAATGGGTTTAAGGTTGTTACTTTGCTACGCTTGAGTCCCCTGTTACCTTTCTCCCTTGGGAACTATCTATATGGCCTTACTTCAGTGAAGTTCTTGCCGTATGTCTTGGGCAG TTGGTTGGGAATGCTTCCAGGTTCATGGGCTTACGTCAGTGCCGGTGCATTCGGGCGAGCTTTAATC CAAGATGAGTCGGAAATTGGTTTGGGAGGAAACGAACAGCTATGGACACTGGGCGTTGGATTATTGTTTACAGCCATTGCTGCCGCTTATGTAACGAGGCTCGCAAAG GACGCTGTAAAGGAGATCGACGACTAG
- the LOC100280094 gene encoding uncharacterized protein LOC100280094, whose protein sequence is MDEDWELLLASPKAAPAEPYAGGGGDGEVDAGAIKHDYFDLGSDAKYPRRASPSKGSEEECAEEGPFAASDNAGWVEPDPDDLLFPGRDRAALWSHSSSDGERPEVEVEVEAADQVERAGVTAAADAGEGAVAKGGGPAQWWRLPLDVLRVWALRAARSVWSVPLAVALLGFAVLGRRLYRMRRQSKAVARVRLVLDEKKVSQFKGQGSRLNESMTVARRTPIIKPMLPANGVTPWPVLGHL, encoded by the exons ATGGACGAGGACTGGGAGCTCCTCCTCGCGTCCCCCAAGGCGGCGCCGGCCGAGCCGTACGCCGGCGGCGGAGGAGACGGGGAGGTCGACGCCGGCGCCATCAAGCACGACTACTTCGACCTCGGCTCCGACGCCAAGTACCCCCGGAGGGCGTCGCCGTCGAAGGGAAGCGAGGAGGAGTGTGCGGAGGAGGGGCCTTTCGCGGCGTCGGACAACGCGGGCTGGGTGGAGCCGGACCCCGACGACCTTCTCTTCCCCGGCCGCGACCGCGCGGCGCTCTGGTCGCACTCGTCCTCCGACGGGGAGAggcccgaggtcgaggtcgaggttgaggccgccgATCAGGTGGAACGGGCCGGGGTCACGGCGGCGGCTGACGCGGGCGAGGGGGCCGTGGCGAAGGGAGGAGGGCCGGCCCAGTGGTGGAGGCTGCCGCTGGACGTGCTGCGGGTGTGGGCGCTGCGCGCGGCCAGGAGCGTCTGGTCGGTGCCGCTCGCCGTCGCGCTGCTCGGGTTCGCCGTGCTCGGGCGCCGGCTGTACCGGATGCGCCGCCAGAGCAAGGCCGTCGCGCGCGTCCGCCTcgtcctcgacgagaag AAGGTCTCCCAATTCAAGGGCCAAGGATCACGTCTGAATGAATCCATGACGGTGGCGCGGCGAACTCCTATCATAAAACCTATGCTTCCTGCCAACGGAGTGACTCCATGGCCTGTGCTGGGACACCTGTGA
- the LOC109939377 gene encoding uncharacterized protein, which yields MPPEFFNDGRGQYSKAFDVYSLGTVIKEILAGAAAVSIYGGCVVPLEKAIEYWEQRLEEAADVQRFKACVELVPLCWGFDRKKRPTIERILDTLNYTDISVQQKGRRQAGADDPQPPEKSRLEGGAGGELRDINGMEVPHRLKAVWLKHGAVVDSLKFSYTDGDGREHHAGPWGSPDAWDKVLQLEPYEFLVSVSGTMGAYAGLPTKVISSLTFVTNVKTYRTRGVTEGDPFELEAPAGSCIVGFRARAGDFLDALAVYHRPISHRL from the exons ATGCCACCCGAGTTCTTCAACGATGGGCGAGGCCAATACTCCAAGGCGTTTGACGTATACAGTCTGGGTACTGTGATCAAAGAAATATTAGCAGGAGCTGCTGCTGTCTCCATCTATGGCGGCTGCGTCGTTCCCCTCGAAAAG GCAATCGAATACTGGGAGCAAAGGCTGGAGGAGGCAGCAGATGTGCAGAGATTCAAGGCCTGCGTCGAGCTAGTGCCGCTATGCTGGGGTTTTGACAGAAAGAAAAGGCCCACGATAGAGAGGATTCTCGACACGCTGAACTACACAGACATTTCAGTGCAGCAGAAAGGACGACGACAGGCCGGCGCTGACGATCCGCAGCCGCCTGAAAAGAGTAGGCTGGAGGGAGGTGCAGGAGGCGAGCTCCGTGACATCAACGGCATGGAGGTGCCACACCGTCTGAAGGCGGTTTGGCTCAAGCACGGCGctgtcgtcgactcgctcaagTTCTCCTACACCGACGGCGACGGCCGCGAACACCACGCAGGCCCATGGGGCAGTCCAGACGCCTGGGACAAGGTCCTTCAGCTGGAGCCTTACGAGTTCCTGGTCAGCGTCTCCGGGACGATGGGCGCATACGCGGGCCTGCCGACCAAGGTCATCAGCTCGCTCACATTTGTCACCAATGTGAAGACCTACAGAACGCGCGGGGTGACCGAGGGAGATCCCTTCGAGTTGGAAGCGCCTGCCGGGTCCTGCATCGTTGGCTTCCGCGCGCGTGCAGGAGACTTTCTCGACGCGCTCGCTGTCTACCATCGCCCTATCTCTCACCGTCTCTAA